From Macaca fascicularis isolate 582-1 chromosome 14, T2T-MFA8v1.1, a single genomic window includes:
- the LOC102132056 gene encoding perilipin-2 — protein sequence MASVAVDPQPSVVTRVINLPLVSSTYDLMSSAYLSTKDQYPYLKSVCEMAEKGVKTITSVAMTSALPIIQKLKPQIAVANIYACKGLDRIEERLPILNQPSTQIVANAKGAVTGAKDAVTTTVTGAKDSVASTITGVMDKTKGAVTGSVEKTKSVVSGSINTVLGSRMMQLVNSGVENALTKSELLVEQYLPLTEEELEKEAKKVEGFDLVQKPSYYVRLVSLSTKLRSRAYQQALSRVKEAKQKIQETISQLHSTVHLIEFARKNVHSANQKIQDAQDKLYLSWVEWKRSIGYDDTDESHCAEHIESRTLEIARNLTQQLQTTCHNLLSNIQGVPQNIQDQAKHMGVMAGDIYSVFHSAASFKEVSDSLLTSSKGKLQKMKESLDDVMDYLVNNTPLKWLVGPFYPQLTESQNAQDQVAEMDKSSQETQRSEHKTH from the coding sequence ATGGCATCCGTTGCAGTTGATCCACAACCGAGTGTGGTGACTCGGGTGATCAACCTGCCCTTGGTGAGCTCCACGTATGACCTCATGTCCTCAGCCTATCTCAGTACAAAGGACCAATATCCCTACCTGAAGTCTGTGTGTGAGATGGCAGAGAAGGGCGTGAAGACCATCACCTCCGTGGCCATGACCAGTGCTCTGCCCATCATCCAGAAGCTAAAGCCGCAAATTGCAGTTGCCAATATCTATGCCTGTAAGGGGCTAGACAGGATTGAGGAGAGACTGCCTATTCTGAATCAGCCATCAACTCAGATTGTTGCCAATGCCAAAGGTGCTGTGACTGGGGCAAAAGATGCTGTGACGACTACCGTGACTGGGGCCAAGGATTCTGTGGCCAGCACGATCACAGGGGTGATGGACAAGACCAAAGGGGCAGTGACTGGCAGTGTGGAGAAGACCAAGTCTGTGGTCAGTGGCAGCATTAACACAGTATTGGGGAGTCGGATGATGCAGCTCGTGAACAGTGGCGTAGAAAATGCACTCACCAAATCAGAGCTGTTGGTAGAACAGTACCTCCCTCTCACTGaggaagaactagaaaaagaagcaaaaaaagtTGAAGGATTTGATCTGGTTCAGAAGCCAAGTTATTATGTTAGACTGGTATCCCTATCTACCAAGCTTCGCTCCCGTGCCTACCAGCAGGCTCTCAGCAGGGTTAAAGAAGCTAAGCAAAAAATCCAAGAGACCATTTCTCAGCTCCATTCCACTGTTCACCTGATTGAATTTGCCAGGAAGAATGTGCATAGTGCCAATCAGAAAATTCAGGATGCTCAGGATAAGCTCTACCTCTCATGGGTGGAGTGGAAAAGGAGCATTGGATACGATGATACTGATGAGTCCCACTGTGCTGAGCACATTGAGTCACGTACTCTTGAAATTGCCCGCAACCTGACTCAGCAGCTCCAGACCACGTGCCACAACCTGCTGTCCAACATCCAAGGTGTACCGCAGAACATCCAAGATCAGGCCAAGCACATGGGGGTGATGGCAGGCGACATCTACTCAGTGTTCCACAGTGCTGCCTCCTTTAAGGAAGTGTCTGACAGCCTCCTCACTTCTAGCAAGGGGAAGCTGCAGAAAATGAAGGAATCTTTAGATGATGTGATGGATTATCTTGTTAACAACACGCCCCTCAAATGGCTGGTAGGTCCCTTTTATCCTCAGCTGACTGAGTCTCAGAATGCTCAGGACCAAGTTGCAGAGATGGACAAGAGCAGCCAGGAGACCCAGCGATCTGAGCACAAAACTCATTAA